Proteins encoded by one window of Kribbella italica:
- a CDS encoding restriction endonuclease translates to MTEWSLDIGQTLSRSERMRIYGGGLQGGINPSAKSPNIFIYSDPLIASRYGYNYDGWANDSVFLYTGDGSSGDQKLRAGNRSVERHLSDGKALRVFVADGKVPGKNEKVQRYLGEFVVDTVLPYVRAEAPDVDKVLRSVIVFRLRPVGQVLRRPEDRSKFPDVVNRPETAVQLPAVVTPDLLVDGVPLEVVGETEFEVSAQSARVASRRESLLVDRFRIYLESLGHKVGRFELRPPAELRSLYTDLFDFSDETLYEAKAATTREAVRMAIGQLYDYTRHVPQSHSLAVLLPGEPSRDLVSLLAARDIRCVCEVDGDFVTVT, encoded by the coding sequence TTGACGGAGTGGTCGCTTGATATCGGTCAGACGCTGTCGCGGTCGGAGCGAATGCGAATCTATGGCGGCGGACTTCAGGGTGGCATCAACCCTTCGGCTAAATCACCGAATATCTTCATCTACTCCGACCCGTTGATCGCCAGTCGGTATGGATATAACTATGACGGTTGGGCTAACGATTCCGTCTTTCTCTACACGGGAGATGGTAGTAGCGGGGATCAGAAACTGCGAGCCGGAAATCGTAGTGTCGAGCGACACTTGTCGGACGGTAAGGCGCTGCGAGTTTTCGTAGCGGATGGCAAGGTTCCAGGCAAGAATGAGAAGGTCCAGCGGTACCTCGGTGAATTTGTGGTCGATACCGTTCTTCCGTATGTGCGAGCCGAGGCGCCTGATGTCGATAAGGTTCTGAGGTCTGTCATTGTCTTCCGCCTGCGTCCAGTGGGTCAGGTGCTAAGGCGGCCTGAGGATCGAAGCAAGTTCCCTGATGTGGTGAACCGGCCGGAGACGGCGGTGCAGTTGCCGGCTGTTGTGACACCCGATCTGTTGGTGGATGGTGTGCCGCTTGAGGTTGTGGGTGAGACCGAATTCGAGGTGAGCGCCCAAAGTGCACGAGTGGCGTCTCGCCGAGAGTCGCTCTTGGTTGATCGCTTCCGGATCTACCTGGAATCTCTTGGTCATAAAGTTGGACGCTTCGAACTGAGGCCGCCTGCAGAGTTGCGCAGTCTTTATACTGATCTCTTCGATTTCAGCGACGAGACGCTTTATGAAGCGAAGGCTGCTACAACGCGTGAGGCTGTACGGATGGCTATCGGTCAACTGTATGACTACACGCGTCATGTGCCTCAATCTCACTCGTTAGCGGTTCTGCTTCCCGGTGAGCCCTCAAGAGATCTTGTCTCCCTCCTGGCTGCTAGAGACATCCGCTGCGTTTGTGAGGTGGACGGCGACTTCGTCACCGTCACCTAA
- a CDS encoding LysR family transcriptional regulator encodes MELRHLEHFIAVAEQKHFTRAAEAMSISQSGLSASIRALERELHASLFVRNTRSVELTEAGRALLCEGRRTLAAAEAARDAVAAVQGLVRGHLTVGLEQCLGVVDVPALLAKFRSAYPGVEIEVRQAGSTPMLDELASGRLDVAFVATSGHPVDGLDLRPLSTESMVLVCAPDHRLSGAPEVSLQDLAGESFVDFDRTWGARAISDHAFAAANVAHPVTIEVNDVHTLLALVAHDLGVALVPERIAAKRGDHKTVPLTPGAASAWQVSVAVPTSPAASLTADALIGMLPTTRT; translated from the coding sequence ATGGAGCTTCGCCACCTGGAACACTTCATCGCCGTCGCCGAGCAGAAGCACTTCACCCGCGCCGCCGAAGCGATGTCGATCTCCCAGTCGGGCCTGTCCGCCTCCATCCGCGCCCTCGAACGCGAACTCCACGCGTCCCTGTTCGTCCGCAACACCCGCAGCGTCGAGCTCACCGAAGCCGGCCGAGCCCTCCTCTGCGAAGGCCGCCGCACCCTCGCCGCCGCCGAAGCCGCCCGCGACGCCGTCGCCGCCGTCCAGGGCCTCGTCCGCGGGCACCTGACCGTCGGCCTGGAGCAGTGCCTCGGCGTGGTCGACGTACCGGCTCTGCTCGCGAAGTTCCGCTCCGCCTACCCCGGCGTAGAAATCGAGGTCCGCCAAGCCGGCTCGACCCCCATGCTCGACGAACTGGCCTCCGGCCGACTCGACGTAGCCTTCGTAGCCACCTCCGGCCACCCCGTAGACGGCCTGGACCTCCGCCCACTCTCCACCGAATCCATGGTCCTGGTCTGCGCCCCCGACCACCGTCTCTCCGGCGCCCCCGAGGTCTCCCTCCAGGACCTCGCCGGCGAGTCCTTCGTCGACTTCGACCGCACCTGGGGCGCCCGCGCGATCTCCGACCACGCCTTCGCCGCCGCCAACGTCGCCCACCCCGTCACCATCGAGGTCAACGACGTCCACACCCTGCTAGCCCTGGTAGCCCACGACCTGGGCGTAGCCCTGGTCCCCGAACGCATCGCCGCCAAACGAGGCGACCACAAAACCGTCCCCCTCACCCCCGGCGCCGCCTCGGCCTGGCAGGTCTCAGTAGCAGTCCCCACCAGCCCCGCCGCCAGCCTCACCGCCGACGCGCTGATCGGCATGCTCCCAACCACTCGCACGTAA
- a CDS encoding amidase, translating into MSLADLTAIDLVAKYRAGDLSPVQVIDDVLARVDELEPRLQATYALDPEAARQAARESEARYRKNAAGPLDGVPVTVKENIATQGTPVPQGTAATELVPAKEDHPAAARLRQAGAVIFSKTTMSEYGMLSSGVSTFHHLARNPWDLTKTPGGSSAGAAAAAAAGYGPIHLGTDIGGSIRLPAGWCGVIGLKPTHGRVAVGNPYPGRAIGPITRTASDAALTLQVISGPDRRDQTSLPPFTDDPRPLALQGTHIALLLDAGPGLPVNPEITAAVTNAAQTLEAVGATITEIPPIITREMLDGLDHFWRVRSAADLAALPENRRAKVLPAIREWTSTADSLTPYDVFHGHTQMQNMSTAVDQAFAAYDFILSPTAPIPAFPADQAYPTNNPLQPFEHIAFTVPYNMSTHPATTVNCGHTSTGLPIGLQIAAPRFQDLRALALAAYLETILPTNPWPTNVHH; encoded by the coding sequence ATGAGCCTCGCCGATCTGACCGCCATCGACCTGGTCGCGAAGTACCGCGCCGGCGACCTCTCGCCCGTGCAGGTGATCGACGACGTCCTCGCCCGCGTCGACGAACTCGAACCCCGCCTCCAAGCGACGTACGCGCTCGACCCCGAGGCCGCCCGCCAAGCAGCCCGCGAATCAGAAGCCCGGTACAGGAAGAACGCAGCAGGCCCCCTCGACGGCGTACCAGTCACTGTCAAGGAAAACATCGCCACCCAAGGCACCCCAGTACCCCAAGGCACCGCCGCCACAGAGCTCGTCCCAGCCAAAGAAGACCACCCAGCCGCAGCCCGCCTCCGCCAAGCCGGCGCGGTGATCTTCAGCAAGACGACCATGTCCGAGTACGGCATGCTCTCCTCCGGCGTATCAACCTTCCACCACCTCGCCCGCAACCCCTGGGACCTCACCAAAACCCCCGGCGGCTCCAGCGCCGGCGCCGCCGCGGCAGCCGCCGCCGGCTACGGCCCGATCCACCTAGGCACCGACATCGGCGGCTCCATCCGCCTCCCGGCAGGCTGGTGCGGAGTCATCGGCCTCAAGCCCACCCACGGCCGAGTCGCCGTCGGAAACCCCTACCCAGGCAGGGCCATCGGCCCCATCACCCGTACGGCGTCCGACGCGGCCCTCACCCTCCAGGTCATCTCCGGCCCCGACCGCCGAGACCAGACCTCGCTCCCGCCCTTCACCGACGACCCTCGCCCGCTCGCCCTGCAGGGCACCCACATCGCCCTCCTCCTGGACGCCGGCCCAGGCCTCCCGGTAAACCCCGAAATCACCGCGGCCGTCACCAACGCAGCCCAGACCCTAGAAGCCGTCGGCGCCACCATCACCGAGATCCCGCCGATCATCACCCGCGAGATGCTCGACGGCCTCGACCACTTCTGGCGAGTCCGCTCCGCCGCCGACCTCGCGGCCCTCCCCGAGAACCGCCGCGCCAAGGTCCTCCCCGCCATCCGCGAATGGACCAGCACAGCAGATTCCCTCACCCCGTACGACGTCTTCCACGGCCACACCCAAATGCAGAACATGTCCACCGCCGTCGACCAGGCCTTCGCCGCGTACGACTTCATCCTCTCGCCGACGGCCCCCATCCCGGCCTTCCCCGCCGACCAGGCCTACCCCACCAACAACCCCCTCCAGCCCTTCGAACACATCGCCTTCACCGTCCCGTACAACATGTCCACCCACCCCGCCACCACCGTCAACTGCGGCCACACCTCAACCGGCCTCCCCATCGGCCTCCAAATAGCAGCCCCCCGCTTCCAAGACCTCCGCGCGCTGGCCCTCGCGGCGTACCTGGAGACGATCCTTCCCACCAACCCCTGGCCGACCAACGTCCACCACTGA
- a CDS encoding aldehyde dehydrogenase family protein → MTPSPPAALPPDPAPAIPPDPPAALPPAALPPDPAPAIPPASPPRASPPPTSQVVLQFPTGLPIGESWVEAPTSTPVHFPYDGTAIAQAPVGNTALAHQALENALSVRPQVAHLPSYTRRSVLQGALSALSTRREEFIDLLILETGKPRVDCVVELDRTLLTLQTAAEEVARLHGETVPLDLLPSGENLIGFWVRKPIGVVVGITGFNYPLLLAAHKIAPALAAGCPVIVKPAPQTPLATLWLVHLCREALAEAGAPRSAVQLITGGVDVGSTLTTDRRIGAVSFTGSAAVGHQIARDAAPTKVLLELGSNSALVVAEDADLVAAADAVVRGGYYASGQACISVQRVIVVESVRAAFLAELTPRLDAVKVGDPRESATRVSALIDERSTTRVNLWIDEAVTAGATLAYQAQGNDPRIVGPTVLLDLPHGQQAWDEEIFGPVIAIRSVPDVETAFQAVNDTRYGLHAAVYTSSLATAFAAIDQLDVGGVVVNEVPGFRSDVMPYGGVKDSGTGREGPRFAIEELTTTRMAIIRPTP, encoded by the coding sequence ATGACCCCGTCCCCACCCGCCGCGCTCCCACCCGACCCGGCCCCCGCAATCCCACCCGACCCACCCGCCGCGCTCCCACCCGCCGCTCTCCCACCCGACCCGGCCCCCGCAATCCCACCCGCCTCCCCTCCCCGGGCCAGCCCCCCACCCACCTCCCAAGTAGTCCTCCAGTTCCCCACCGGCCTCCCCATCGGCGAGTCCTGGGTCGAGGCCCCCACATCCACCCCCGTCCACTTCCCGTACGACGGCACAGCCATCGCCCAAGCCCCCGTAGGCAACACCGCCCTCGCCCACCAGGCCCTCGAGAACGCGCTCTCCGTCCGTCCCCAGGTCGCCCACCTCCCGTCGTACACCCGCAGGTCAGTCCTCCAGGGAGCGCTCTCCGCCCTCTCCACCAGGCGCGAGGAGTTCATCGACCTCCTCATCCTCGAAACCGGCAAACCCCGCGTCGACTGCGTGGTCGAACTCGACCGCACCCTGCTCACCCTCCAGACCGCCGCCGAGGAAGTCGCCCGCCTGCACGGCGAAACCGTCCCCCTCGACCTCCTCCCCAGCGGCGAGAACCTGATCGGCTTCTGGGTCCGCAAACCGATCGGCGTCGTCGTCGGCATCACCGGCTTCAACTACCCGCTCCTGCTCGCCGCCCACAAGATCGCTCCCGCCCTCGCCGCCGGTTGCCCGGTCATCGTCAAACCCGCGCCGCAGACCCCGCTCGCAACCCTCTGGCTCGTCCACCTCTGCCGCGAAGCGCTCGCGGAAGCCGGCGCTCCGAGGTCCGCCGTACAGCTCATCACCGGGGGAGTCGACGTCGGCTCCACGCTCACCACCGACCGCCGCATCGGCGCCGTCTCCTTCACCGGCTCGGCCGCTGTCGGCCACCAGATCGCCCGCGACGCAGCCCCGACGAAGGTCCTCCTCGAACTCGGCTCCAACTCCGCCCTCGTCGTCGCCGAGGACGCCGACCTGGTCGCCGCCGCAGACGCCGTCGTCCGCGGCGGCTACTACGCCTCCGGCCAGGCCTGCATCAGCGTCCAACGCGTGATCGTCGTCGAATCCGTCCGCGCCGCGTTCCTCGCCGAACTCACCCCACGCCTCGACGCAGTCAAGGTCGGCGACCCCCGAGAGAGCGCGACCCGCGTCTCGGCGCTCATCGACGAACGCTCCACCACCCGCGTCAACCTCTGGATCGACGAAGCCGTCACCGCCGGCGCGACCCTTGCCTACCAGGCCCAAGGCAACGATCCACGCATCGTCGGCCCCACCGTCCTGCTCGATCTCCCACACGGCCAACAGGCCTGGGACGAGGAGATCTTCGGTCCGGTCATCGCAATCCGCTCGGTCCCCGACGTCGAGACCGCGTTCCAGGCCGTCAACGACACCCGATACGGTCTGCACGCCGCCGTCTACACGTCATCCCTGGCGACCGCCTTCGCCGCGATCGACCAGCTCGACGTCGGGGGAGTGGTCGTCAACGAGGTCCCCGGCTTCCGCTCCGACGTCATGCCGTACGGCGGGGTGAAGGACTCCGGCACCGGCCGCGAAGGCCCCCGCTTCGCCATCGAAGAGCTCACCACCACCCGCATGGCCATCATCCGCCCCACCCCCTGA
- a CDS encoding alpha/beta hydrolase family protein: protein MNRQMTWAGLAALGMTAAVACTTTDDAAPPASAPSTAVSSTPAPSSVPPTVEPSPPPPSTPAAPAPDPVSLQALAAKKFTGGPVKLGRVLARNPAYTRYFVTYPSGSLTISGILNVPSTPGPHPALVLNHGHIDLSIYTNGRGLMREQDYLARRGYVVLHTDYRNHAQSSKDPSSEVNLRLGYTEDAINAVLALRTSQYVDPARIGMLGRSMGGGVTYNALVTKPGLVKAAVVFAPVSSDAVDNFNRWTRPNTATAAAITRAHGSPTANPTFWRNLSAINFFDQAKDPLLIHHGTADSTCPIAWSTKTLAALKKAGAPASMYTYPGEEHAFGPAWPTSMARTVAFLKQNGL, encoded by the coding sequence ATGAACCGGCAGATGACGTGGGCGGGGCTCGCCGCGCTCGGGATGACGGCTGCGGTCGCCTGCACGACGACGGACGACGCGGCACCCCCTGCGTCCGCTCCCAGTACGGCGGTCAGCTCCACACCCGCTCCGTCATCCGTCCCGCCCACCGTGGAGCCTTCGCCGCCGCCACCCTCCACCCCTGCGGCACCGGCACCTGACCCGGTCTCGCTGCAGGCGCTGGCGGCGAAGAAGTTCACCGGCGGCCCGGTGAAGCTCGGCCGCGTGCTGGCCCGCAACCCGGCGTACACGCGGTACTTCGTCACCTACCCCAGCGGCTCGCTGACGATCTCCGGCATCCTCAACGTCCCGTCGACGCCCGGGCCACACCCCGCGCTCGTCCTCAACCACGGCCACATCGACCTGTCGATCTACACCAACGGCCGCGGTCTGATGCGCGAGCAGGACTACCTCGCGCGCCGCGGGTACGTCGTACTGCACACCGACTACCGCAACCACGCGCAGTCGTCGAAGGACCCGTCGTCGGAGGTCAACCTCCGCCTCGGCTACACCGAGGACGCCATCAACGCGGTCCTCGCCCTGCGCACGTCCCAGTACGTCGACCCGGCGCGGATCGGCATGCTCGGCCGCTCGATGGGCGGCGGCGTCACCTACAACGCCCTGGTCACCAAGCCCGGCCTCGTCAAGGCGGCCGTCGTCTTCGCCCCCGTCAGCTCCGACGCCGTCGACAACTTCAACCGCTGGACCCGCCCCAACACCGCCACCGCCGCCGCCATCACCCGAGCCCACGGCTCCCCCACCGCCAACCCCACCTTCTGGCGCAACCTCTCCGCCATCAACTTCTTCGACCAGGCCAAGGACCCCCTCCTCATCCACCACGGCACCGCCGACTCCACCTGCCCCATCGCCTGGTCCACCAAAACCCTCGCCGCCCTGAAGAAAGCCGGCGCTCCCGCGTCGATGTACACCTACCCCGGCGAAGAACACGCCTTCGGCCCCGCCTGGCCCACGTCGATGGCCCGAACCGTCGCCTTCCTCAAGCAGAACGGGCTCTAG
- a CDS encoding epoxide hydrolase family protein, translating into MNNNENVIRPFTVTIDQADLDDLQARLANTRLPEPAPGDNWDLGTPNHYLRETVDHWQNSFDWRAQEARMNEFPQYLTEIDGQTVHFLHVPSAVEGATPLLLIHTYPGSFVDFLDLIGPLTDPVAYGGSEADAFSVVVPSIPGFGFSTPLVERGWTMAQVAKTFDQLMRRLGYDSYGTHGSDAGAMISRELGLLNPPGFLGLHVLQLFSFPSGDPAEFEKFTGEDYAAVEHLQWFQSVGGYNAINSTRPQTVAVGISDSPVGQLAWNELFNNFGNGTSLVTTDQILTEVSLYWFTNTSAAAGRYHYEEANAGTEPALNHAPTGVAVFADDFKTIRPLADRDNPNIVHWTNYPDGGHFASLERPTELVADLRKFFANLR; encoded by the coding sequence ATGAACAACAACGAGAACGTCATCCGGCCCTTCACCGTCACGATCGACCAGGCCGACCTGGACGACCTGCAGGCCCGCCTCGCCAACACCCGGCTGCCCGAGCCGGCGCCGGGTGACAACTGGGACCTCGGCACCCCGAACCACTACCTGCGCGAGACCGTCGACCACTGGCAGAACAGCTTCGACTGGCGGGCCCAGGAGGCCCGGATGAACGAGTTCCCGCAGTACCTGACCGAGATCGACGGCCAGACCGTCCACTTCCTGCACGTCCCGTCCGCCGTCGAGGGCGCGACGCCGCTGCTGCTCATCCACACCTACCCCGGCTCCTTCGTCGACTTCCTCGACCTGATCGGCCCGCTGACCGACCCGGTCGCGTACGGCGGTTCGGAGGCGGACGCGTTCTCGGTCGTCGTACCGTCGATCCCCGGCTTCGGCTTCAGCACCCCGCTGGTCGAGCGCGGCTGGACGATGGCGCAGGTCGCCAAGACCTTCGACCAGCTGATGCGGCGGCTCGGCTACGACTCGTACGGAACACACGGCTCCGACGCCGGCGCGATGATCTCCCGCGAACTCGGCCTGCTGAACCCTCCCGGCTTCCTCGGCCTGCACGTCCTGCAGCTGTTCTCGTTCCCCAGCGGCGACCCGGCTGAGTTCGAGAAGTTCACCGGTGAGGACTACGCCGCAGTGGAGCACCTGCAGTGGTTCCAGTCGGTCGGCGGCTACAACGCGATCAACTCCACCCGCCCGCAGACCGTTGCCGTCGGCATCTCCGACTCCCCGGTCGGCCAGCTGGCCTGGAACGAACTCTTCAACAACTTCGGCAACGGCACCAGCCTGGTCACCACCGACCAGATCCTCACCGAGGTCTCGCTCTACTGGTTCACCAACACCTCGGCCGCCGCCGGCCGCTACCACTACGAAGAAGCCAACGCCGGCACCGAACCCGCCCTCAACCACGCCCCCACCGGCGTCGCCGTCTTCGCCGACGACTTCAAGACCATCCGCCCCCTCGCCGACCGCGACAACCCCAACATCGTCCACTGGACCAACTACCCCGACGGCGGCCACTTCGCCTCCCTCGAACGCCCCACCGAACTGGTCGCCGACCTCCGCAAGTTCTTCGCCAACCTCCGCTGA
- a CDS encoding SDR family oxidoreductase has protein sequence MPHDYANLFRLDGRHALVVGAGSGIGREAALALAAHGAHVTCADRDLPAAEQTVALGNSTLTPYELNILDPEAITTAAQTLAPVDILVFTAATNVRKRILDYTGEEFDRVIALNLRASFDLIRAFGQQMADRGRGSIIGFSSIRATTVEPGQSVYAATKAGLVQLLRTAAAELGPHGVRVNAIAPGVVETPLTEQIKSNQPWYDAYAAKSALNRWATPDELAGAVVYLASDAASFVTGSVLHVDAGWTAIDGRFTPPN, from the coding sequence GTGCCGCACGACTACGCGAACCTGTTCCGCCTAGACGGCCGGCACGCCCTGGTCGTCGGCGCCGGCAGCGGCATCGGCCGCGAAGCCGCCCTCGCCCTGGCCGCCCACGGAGCCCACGTCACCTGCGCCGACCGCGACCTCCCCGCCGCCGAACAAACCGTTGCCCTAGGCAACTCAACGCTCACGCCGTACGAACTGAACATCCTCGACCCCGAAGCGATCACCACCGCAGCCCAAACCCTCGCTCCGGTCGACATCCTCGTCTTCACCGCCGCCACGAACGTCCGCAAACGCATCCTCGACTACACCGGCGAGGAGTTCGACCGCGTCATCGCCCTCAACCTGCGCGCGTCCTTCGACCTCATCCGTGCCTTCGGCCAACAAATGGCCGACCGCGGCCGCGGCAGCATCATCGGCTTCAGCTCCATCCGCGCCACCACCGTCGAACCAGGCCAATCGGTGTACGCGGCAACCAAAGCCGGCCTCGTCCAGCTCCTCCGCACCGCCGCCGCCGAACTCGGCCCCCACGGCGTCCGCGTCAACGCCATCGCCCCCGGCGTCGTCGAAACCCCCCTCACCGAACAGATCAAGTCCAACCAGCCCTGGTACGACGCGTACGCCGCCAAGAGCGCCCTCAACCGCTGGGCCACCCCCGACGAACTAGCCGGCGCCGTCGTCTACCTAGCCTCCGACGCCGCCAGCTTCGTCACGGGTTCGGTCCTCCACGTAGACGCCGGCTGGACCGCCATCGACGGCCGCTTCACCCCACCCAACTGA
- a CDS encoding helix-turn-helix transcriptional regulator — protein MRETSSRLLSLLSLLQTRPAWTGAELAGRLEVSTRTIRNDVDRLRELGYPIDATRGPAGHYQLGIGAKMPPLLLDDEEAVAVAVGLRTGAGVSGMEESSGRALAKLEQVLPHRLRRQVNAIHTTLTKGPDNTGSNVPDPEVDPVVVTTIAAAIRDEHYLRFEYAVPDSEPGFAILVEPYRLMSWQRYWYLVARDEKGAWRTYRVDWMNLRMAIGRRYQPRPMPNDDYTDFVLRDVATTGWKVHARITVFASAEEVLARIHAAVGIVEPVDDHTCVLVTGAESLEVVAVYIGMLGIDFEVTAPDALVEHLRVIGQRYLRAVTP, from the coding sequence ATGCGTGAGACGTCGTCGAGATTGCTGTCCTTGTTGTCGCTGCTGCAGACCCGGCCGGCCTGGACCGGGGCCGAGCTGGCGGGCCGGCTCGAGGTCAGTACGCGGACGATCCGGAACGACGTCGACCGGCTGCGCGAGCTCGGGTACCCGATCGACGCGACGCGTGGTCCGGCCGGGCACTACCAGCTCGGGATCGGGGCGAAGATGCCGCCGCTGCTGCTGGACGACGAGGAGGCCGTCGCGGTCGCCGTCGGGCTGCGGACCGGTGCGGGCGTCAGCGGGATGGAGGAGAGCAGCGGGCGTGCGCTGGCGAAGCTCGAGCAGGTCCTGCCGCACCGGCTCCGGCGGCAGGTCAACGCGATCCACACGACGCTGACCAAGGGCCCGGACAACACCGGCTCCAACGTGCCGGATCCGGAGGTCGACCCGGTCGTGGTCACCACGATCGCCGCCGCCATCCGGGACGAGCACTACCTCCGGTTCGAGTACGCCGTACCGGACTCCGAGCCCGGGTTCGCGATCCTGGTCGAGCCGTACCGGTTGATGAGCTGGCAGCGGTACTGGTACCTGGTCGCGCGCGACGAGAAAGGGGCCTGGCGCACCTATCGCGTCGACTGGATGAACTTGCGGATGGCAATCGGCCGGCGGTACCAGCCGCGGCCGATGCCGAACGACGACTACACCGACTTCGTACTGCGCGACGTGGCAACGACCGGGTGGAAGGTACACGCCAGGATCACGGTCTTCGCGTCGGCCGAGGAGGTGCTGGCCCGGATCCACGCTGCTGTAGGGATCGTGGAGCCGGTCGACGATCACACGTGCGTGCTGGTGACCGGCGCGGAGTCGCTCGAGGTCGTTGCCGTGTACATCGGCATGCTCGGCATCGACTTCGAGGTCACGGCCCCGGACGCGTTGGTCGAGCACCTTCGGGTGATCGGGCAACGGTATCTGCGGGCGGTCACTCCGTAG
- a CDS encoding L,D-transpeptidase family protein translates to MARRRGIVAGLLVLGVVLSGCTDVAADEPAKSPSAGTPTAASSGTPSATPSTPSTTPTAQPSATPTGTPTTRPTATPTTGKPTTPVKVNYPLEVEKRLAAWGYPVGDVDGEVTARTKQALCAWRETNGLPINRERLTTADVRSVLLAKNRPAPTKPAGIYVNKTCQVLYQVVDNTYRRIVWVSTGAPGYDTPNRTGKVWRKWAGAHESSLYDDAYMYDSIYFLKDRPGIALHGSRSNSLIKTYPASHRCVRVMRPQIRQIFKETKIGTTVSVYGQY, encoded by the coding sequence GTGGCGCGTCGACGGGGAATCGTGGCCGGGTTGCTGGTGCTGGGCGTGGTGCTCAGCGGGTGTACCGATGTCGCGGCGGACGAGCCGGCGAAGTCTCCTTCGGCCGGTACGCCGACTGCTGCGTCGTCAGGTACGCCGAGTGCGACGCCGTCGACTCCATCCACGACGCCGACCGCGCAGCCTTCCGCGACGCCGACCGGTACGCCGACAACGCGGCCGACGGCGACGCCCACCACCGGGAAGCCGACGACCCCGGTGAAGGTCAACTACCCGCTCGAGGTCGAGAAGCGCCTGGCCGCGTGGGGTTATCCCGTCGGCGACGTCGACGGCGAGGTCACCGCGCGGACCAAGCAGGCGCTGTGCGCATGGCGCGAGACGAACGGCCTGCCGATCAACCGCGAGCGCCTGACGACGGCCGACGTCCGATCGGTGCTGCTGGCAAAGAACCGCCCGGCGCCGACGAAGCCCGCGGGCATCTACGTCAACAAGACCTGCCAGGTCCTGTACCAGGTCGTCGACAACACGTACCGCCGCATCGTCTGGGTCTCGACCGGCGCCCCCGGGTACGACACCCCGAACCGCACCGGCAAGGTGTGGCGCAAGTGGGCCGGCGCGCACGAGAGCAGCCTGTACGACGACGCGTACATGTACGACTCGATCTACTTCCTGAAGGACCGCCCCGGGATCGCGCTGCACGGTTCGCGGTCCAACTCGCTGATCAAGACCTACCCGGCCTCGCACCGGTGCGTGCGGGTGATGCGGCCGCAGATCCGCCAGATCTTCAAGGAAACGAAGATCGGTACGACGGTCTCGGTGTACGGGCAGTACTGA
- a CDS encoding aldo/keto reductase — protein MDFTQLGRTGLKVSRIVLGTMNFGPHTSVEDSHAIMDAAHEKGINFFDTANGYGRAIYPGRTEEILGEWFAKDPVKRHKTVLATKVYGDMGEGWPNEGKLSALNIRRALDASLKRLQTDYIDLYQFHHVDRDTPWEEIWQAIEVAIQQGKILYAGSSNFAGWHIAQAQAAAEKRNFTGLVSEQSIYNLIVRDVEREVLPAAEYYGLGVIPWSPLQGGLLGGVIRKENEGVRRLEGRAKETVEKLRPQIEAYEDFADELGTQPGDLALAWLLHQKAVTGPIVGPRTMEQLESAVRAVDLKLDEKALARLDEIFPGYKTSPEDYAW, from the coding sequence ATGGACTTTACTCAGCTTGGGCGGACGGGACTGAAGGTCAGTCGGATCGTGTTGGGGACGATGAACTTCGGGCCTCACACGAGCGTGGAGGACTCCCACGCGATCATGGATGCGGCGCATGAGAAGGGGATCAACTTCTTCGATACCGCCAACGGGTACGGGCGGGCGATCTACCCGGGGCGGACCGAGGAGATTCTTGGCGAGTGGTTCGCGAAGGACCCGGTGAAGCGGCACAAGACGGTGCTGGCGACCAAGGTGTACGGGGACATGGGCGAGGGGTGGCCCAACGAGGGCAAGCTCTCGGCGCTCAACATCCGGCGCGCGCTCGACGCGAGCCTGAAGCGGCTGCAGACCGACTACATCGATCTGTACCAGTTCCACCACGTGGATCGGGACACGCCGTGGGAGGAGATCTGGCAGGCGATCGAGGTCGCGATTCAGCAGGGCAAGATCCTGTACGCCGGGTCGTCGAACTTCGCCGGCTGGCACATCGCGCAGGCTCAGGCCGCTGCCGAGAAGCGCAACTTCACCGGGCTCGTGAGTGAGCAGTCGATCTACAACCTGATCGTGCGCGACGTGGAGCGGGAGGTGCTGCCGGCCGCCGAGTACTACGGTCTCGGCGTGATTCCGTGGTCGCCGCTGCAGGGTGGACTGCTGGGCGGCGTGATCCGCAAGGAGAACGAGGGCGTACGCCGGCTCGAGGGGCGCGCGAAGGAGACTGTCGAGAAGCTGCGGCCGCAGATCGAGGCGTACGAGGACTTCGCGGACGAGCTCGGGACTCAGCCTGGCGACCTCGCGCTAGCGTGGCTGCTGCACCAGAAGGCGGTCACCGGTCCGATCGTGGGGCCGCGCACGATGGAGCAGCTCGAGTCCGCCGTACGGGCCGTCGACCTGAAGCTCGATGAGAAGGCACTTGCCCGCCTCGACGAGATCTTCCCGGGCTACAAGACCTCCCCTGAGGACTACGCCTGGTAA